In Niveispirillum cyanobacteriorum, the following proteins share a genomic window:
- a CDS encoding DegQ family serine endoprotease, translating to MIDAFRSRSACAPAGAAVREGRVAGLLSLLAVTAALIFTPPALAQRGAPDSFAPLAEKTLPSVVNISTSQTIQNKPGGRGAVPMPDFPPGSPMEEFFRDFLERQQQGQGAPRKAQSLGSGFIIDASGYIVTNNHVIEGADEITVIFQDADQTELKAKLIGTDKETDLALLKVEAKQKLTALKWGDSDVLKVGDWVVAIGNPFGLGGTVTAGIVSARARDIGAGRFDDFIQTDAAINQGNSGGPLVNLAGDVVGINSAIYSRTGGSVGIGFAIPSSMARTVIEEIRKAGKVRRGWLGVQIQSVTPEIAESMGLAHHKGALVGTVTEGSPAAEAGLKPGDVILTFDGKEVANNRTLPRMVAGTPVGTKVNVGISRKGTPVNVTVALAEFPEEPAAAEEEGAAEEQAPGKGAVQQQVDALGLTVSSISPDLRKQFELAEGTKGVVITKVNPNAPPQSRQLRPGDVVLEVSQQPVTTPAEVQDRVTKAKTAGQKAVLLLVERRGEQTFLALSLEGGQ from the coding sequence GTGATCGACGCCTTCCGTTCCCGTTCCGCCTGCGCCCCTGCCGGGGCCGCCGTCCGGGAAGGCCGCGTGGCCGGCCTGTTGTCGCTGCTGGCGGTGACCGCCGCCCTGATCTTTACCCCGCCGGCCCTGGCCCAGCGCGGCGCGCCCGACAGTTTCGCGCCGCTGGCCGAAAAGACGCTGCCGTCGGTGGTCAATATCTCGACCAGCCAGACGATCCAGAACAAGCCGGGTGGTCGCGGTGCTGTGCCCATGCCCGACTTCCCCCCCGGCTCGCCGATGGAAGAATTCTTCCGCGACTTCCTGGAGCGTCAGCAGCAGGGCCAGGGCGCCCCGCGCAAGGCGCAGTCGCTGGGGTCGGGCTTCATCATCGATGCGTCGGGTTACATCGTCACCAACAACCACGTGATTGAGGGGGCGGACGAGATCACCGTCATCTTCCAGGATGCCGACCAGACGGAATTGAAGGCCAAGTTGATCGGCACCGACAAGGAGACCGATCTGGCCCTGTTGAAGGTGGAAGCCAAGCAGAAGTTGACGGCCCTGAAATGGGGTGACAGCGATGTGCTGAAGGTTGGCGACTGGGTCGTGGCCATCGGCAATCCATTCGGCCTGGGCGGTACCGTCACCGCCGGTATCGTGTCGGCCCGCGCCCGTGATATCGGCGCCGGTCGCTTTGACGATTTCATCCAGACCGACGCCGCCATCAACCAGGGCAATTCCGGTGGCCCGCTGGTTAATCTGGCCGGCGACGTGGTTGGCATCAATTCGGCGATCTACAGCCGCACGGGCGGTTCGGTCGGCATTGGCTTTGCCATCCCATCCAGCATGGCCCGCACCGTGATTGAGGAAATCCGTAAGGCCGGCAAGGTGCGCCGTGGCTGGCTGGGCGTGCAGATCCAGTCGGTGACCCCGGAGATCGCCGAAAGCATGGGTCTGGCCCATCACAAGGGCGCCCTGGTCGGCACCGTGACAGAGGGCAGCCCCGCCGCCGAGGCCGGTCTGAAGCCCGGCGATGTCATCCTGACCTTCGACGGTAAGGAAGTGGCCAATAACCGCACCCTGCCGCGCATGGTGGCCGGCACGCCGGTGGGTACCAAGGTCAATGTCGGCATTTCCCGCAAGGGCACGCCCGTGAATGTGACCGTTGCCCTGGCCGAATTCCCCGAAGAACCCGCCGCCGCCGAGGAAGAGGGTGCAGCAGAGGAACAGGCCCCCGGTAAGGGTGCCGTTCAGCAGCAGGTGGATGCGCTGGGCCTCACCGTCTCTTCCATCTCCCCGGACCTGCGCAAGCAGTTTGAGCTGGCCGAAGGCACCAAGGGCGTGGTCATCACCAAGGTCAACCCCAACGCCCCGCCGCAGTCGCGTCAGTTGCGCCCCGGCGATGTGGTGCTGGAGGTCAGCCAGCAACCGGTGACCACCCCCGCCGAGGTGCAGGACCGCGTGACCAAGGCCAAGACCGCCGGCCAGAAGGCCGTGCTGCTGCTGGTCGAACGCCGCGGCGAGCAGACCTTCCTGGCCCTGTCGCTGGAAGGTGGGCAGTAA
- a CDS encoding DUF2065 domain-containing protein codes for MTDFLTALALVFVIEGLLYAVAPNSMRDMAQRITGMEPVMLRRIGLGAAILGVVAVGAIRG; via the coding sequence GTGACCGATTTCCTGACCGCATTGGCCCTGGTCTTCGTGATTGAGGGCCTGCTTTATGCCGTGGCACCCAATTCCATGCGGGACATGGCCCAGCGCATTACAGGCATGGAACCGGTGATGCTGCGCCGGATCGGCCTGGGTGCCGCCATCCTGGGTGTCGTGGCCGTGGGCGCCATTCGCGGATAG